A portion of the Thermotoga sp. SG1 genome contains these proteins:
- a CDS encoding aldo/keto reductase, which produces MQIPKVTLNNGVEMPILGYGVFQIPPEQTEECVYEAIKVGYRLIDTAAAYMNEEAVGRAVKRAIEEGITTREELFITTKLWIQDAGYESAKRAFEKSLKKLQLEYIDLYLIHQPFGDVHCAWRAMEELYKSGLVRAIGVSNFYPDRLMDLMVHHEIVPAVNQIEIHPFYQRQEEIEFMRNYNIQPEAWGPFAEGRNNIFENEVLKSIAQKHGKTVAQVILRWCIQNGIVVIPKTVRKERMIENISVFDFELDQEDMEKISSLDTGKSLFFSHRDPEQVKRLSSFKLPE; this is translated from the coding sequence ATGCAAATTCCAAAAGTTACTCTGAACAACGGTGTTGAAATGCCCATTCTTGGATACGGTGTTTTTCAAATACCTCCGGAACAGACCGAAGAATGTGTGTATGAAGCTATCAAGGTAGGCTACAGGCTCATCGATACTGCAGCGGCTTATATGAATGAAGAAGCGGTGGGCAGAGCTGTAAAGAGGGCAATCGAAGAAGGAATTACAACAAGAGAAGAACTTTTCATCACCACAAAACTCTGGATACAGGATGCAGGATATGAGTCTGCAAAGAGGGCTTTTGAAAAATCCCTGAAGAAGCTTCAGCTTGAATACATCGATCTTTACTTGATTCATCAACCCTTTGGAGATGTGCACTGTGCTTGGCGAGCCATGGAAGAGCTGTACAAAAGTGGACTTGTAAGAGCCATAGGTGTGAGCAATTTCTATCCTGATCGACTCATGGATCTGATGGTTCATCACGAGATAGTTCCGGCGGTGAACCAGATCGAGATACATCCGTTTTATCAGAGACAGGAGGAGATCGAATTTATGAGAAATTACAACATTCAACCTGAAGCGTGGGGACCCTTTGCAGAAGGAAGAAACAACATATTCGAAAACGAAGTTTTAAAATCGATCGCCCAAAAGCATGGAAAAACCGTTGCACAAGTGATTTTAAGATGGTGCATCCAGAATGGGATCGTGGTCATTCCAAAGACCGTTCGAAAAGAGAGGATGATCGAAAACATCAGTGTGTTTGATTTTGAATTAGATCAGGAGGACATGGAAAAGATCTCCTCGCTGGACACCGGAAAGAGTTTGTTCTTCTCGCACAGGGATCCCGAACAGGTAAAACGATTGAGTAGTTTCAAGCTGCCAGAATGA
- a CDS encoding alpha/beta hydrolase, with product MKVEVINLREDRPVTLTSYIVNRSKEISWEKRPAVVICPGGAFLSTSDREAEPVALRFLSRGYNAFVLRYTTASMGTEKVYPDVLYDLASAVVTIRRRAEDWNTDPEKVVIVGFSAGGALASLYSIMWHRKWFSETLDVSSNVLKPSAVILAYPGVDYVKMYEIFKKQSGPASEMFFKSTITVLGTESFSVESLEEISATYHVDKNVPPTFIWTTSDDEYVPVESVITYVQALAQHGVPFEFHVFEKGGHGLSLADKTTARTDDQINPHVAKWIDLAFEWLEEHLWG from the coding sequence ATGAAAGTTGAAGTTATCAACTTAAGGGAAGACCGTCCGGTGACGCTAACCTCCTACATCGTAAATCGCTCGAAAGAAATTTCCTGGGAAAAGAGACCCGCCGTGGTGATCTGCCCGGGTGGTGCCTTTCTTTCCACATCGGACAGGGAGGCCGAACCTGTAGCTTTGAGATTTCTTTCAAGAGGTTACAACGCGTTCGTTCTGAGGTACACCACAGCCAGTATGGGGACAGAAAAGGTGTATCCGGATGTTCTGTACGATCTTGCCAGTGCCGTTGTCACAATCAGGAGGAGAGCAGAAGACTGGAACACCGATCCTGAGAAGGTCGTGATTGTCGGCTTTTCCGCTGGAGGAGCTCTGGCCTCTCTGTACAGTATCATGTGGCACAGAAAATGGTTTTCCGAAACGCTGGACGTTTCATCCAACGTCTTGAAACCATCAGCGGTCATTCTCGCCTATCCCGGGGTGGACTATGTAAAAATGTACGAGATTTTCAAAAAACAAAGTGGTCCGGCTTCGGAGATGTTTTTCAAATCGACCATCACGGTCCTCGGTACGGAGAGTTTCTCTGTAGAATCACTCGAAGAGATCTCCGCTACCTACCACGTTGACAAAAACGTTCCGCCCACGTTCATCTGGACCACATCAGACGATGAGTATGTTCCCGTGGAGAGTGTGATCACGTACGTTCAGGCTCTTGCACAGCATGGAGTTCCTTTTGAATTCCATGTTTTTGAAAAGGGTGGGCATGGTCTATCCCTTGCAGACAAAACAACTGCTAGAACGGACGATCAGATTAACCCACACGTGGCAAAGTGGATAGATCTTGCCTTTGAGTGGCTCGAGGAGCATCTCTGGGGGTGA
- a CDS encoding MFS transporter translates to MKRMGILLGICLGLTSLSILQGSVFGAVLPSVVEEFGVDWSAMGVAMSTWAVISAFSPMFFGRFVHGLSPMNSIALIMVMLSVPTILVAFVKDFFSLNIVRIVESLAVPFSYPLAAKVVEMYVDPRKRGIATAIYNTGSMIGLALGYVVVALVNGSWKSSMIAGGLLGVIYVPVAYLLWNGFLEAKTQRRTEWSGSQKKAHATFRHVFTIVLWLSLGHFSAVYTWNLMFNWLSTFLVREVQLDYGFIALVLGIMAVVSGTLEIFIGLWSDRVRGIRGRVIPLYAGLLPSAVLLILSTLSVSPFLTAIMMGLSILFWRLSTPSFWAIFGDLISPEHFERASNIYVGAVIFSGIVSSLVNGYIVSLTGSMKYAILLSAFILILSPIFFTVGARMGLKEEEHES, encoded by the coding sequence ATGAAGAGAATGGGAATCCTTCTTGGAATATGTCTTGGTCTCACCAGCCTATCGATACTCCAAGGATCGGTGTTTGGAGCAGTCCTTCCATCCGTTGTAGAAGAGTTCGGTGTGGACTGGAGTGCCATGGGAGTTGCAATGAGTACCTGGGCGGTCATTTCCGCCTTCTCCCCCATGTTTTTTGGGAGGTTCGTTCACGGATTGTCTCCGATGAACTCTATTGCCCTGATCATGGTGATGCTTTCAGTTCCCACCATCCTCGTTGCTTTCGTGAAAGACTTTTTCTCCCTAAATATTGTGAGAATAGTAGAAAGTCTGGCTGTTCCCTTTTCCTATCCACTCGCTGCAAAAGTGGTTGAGATGTATGTGGATCCCAGAAAAAGAGGGATCGCAACAGCAATATACAACACAGGTTCAATGATAGGACTTGCACTCGGGTACGTTGTTGTCGCACTCGTGAATGGTTCCTGGAAGAGTTCCATGATCGCTGGTGGGCTTCTCGGTGTTATCTACGTTCCAGTTGCGTACCTCTTGTGGAACGGTTTTCTGGAGGCAAAAACGCAAAGAAGAACAGAGTGGAGCGGTTCTCAAAAGAAAGCACACGCTACTTTCAGGCATGTGTTCACCATCGTGCTGTGGCTTTCCCTTGGTCATTTCTCCGCCGTTTACACCTGGAACCTGATGTTCAACTGGCTATCCACCTTCCTTGTTCGCGAAGTTCAGCTGGACTATGGTTTCATCGCACTCGTTCTTGGAATCATGGCTGTTGTATCTGGCACTCTGGAGATCTTCATAGGTCTGTGGTCTGACAGGGTGAGAGGAATACGTGGAAGAGTGATACCACTGTACGCTGGCTTGCTTCCGTCAGCAGTTCTTCTGATACTTTCCACTCTCTCCGTGAGTCCCTTTTTAACGGCCATTATGATGGGACTTTCTATTCTCTTTTGGAGACTTTCAACACCTTCTTTCTGGGCGATATTTGGTGATCTCATTTCACCGGAACACTTTGAAAGGGCAAGCAACATCTACGTGGGAGCGGTTATTTTCTCCGGTATCGTTTCTTCTCTTGTGAACGGATACATAGTCTCACTGACTGGTTCGATGAAGTACGCCATACTCCTTTCTGCCTTCATACTGATTCTTTCGCCGATCTTTTTCACAGTGGGTGCCAGGATGGGTTTAAAGGAGGAAGAACATGAAAGTTGA
- a CDS encoding AraC family transcriptional regulator, which translates to MDEFEYVRKKLIERILHLTEKQPVVSPLPGLTVSRRESPTEPNSYMLPPGICIAIQGAKRVLLGEEYYVYDVNNFLLTSLDLPVTAQVIEASREKPYIGLVWEIDMDILTELIVESRFCVREDRPSRGMSLGRVTHQILDAFRRMLDLLDEPENIPVLLPVIKREITYRLLTSEQGSKLFQMAMSEKTNVMKAVNYLKEHFNEKVNMKELAELVGMSVSSFYQHFKALTGMTPLQYQKKLRLCEARRLLMAGSDVTTAAYQVGYESLSQFSREYRRFFGVSPSHDAKEFKQGIYEKVLH; encoded by the coding sequence ATGGATGAATTCGAATACGTGAGAAAAAAACTCATTGAAAGGATTTTACATCTCACAGAAAAACAACCCGTGGTGAGCCCTCTTCCAGGTTTGACGGTGAGCAGAAGAGAGTCCCCCACAGAGCCAAACAGTTACATGCTTCCGCCTGGTATCTGCATCGCTATTCAGGGTGCAAAACGTGTTCTTCTTGGAGAAGAATACTACGTCTACGATGTGAACAACTTTCTGCTCACTTCCCTCGATCTTCCGGTCACAGCCCAAGTGATAGAAGCCTCCAGAGAAAAGCCGTACATCGGTCTGGTCTGGGAAATAGACATGGACATCCTCACAGAACTCATCGTCGAGAGCAGGTTCTGCGTGCGTGAAGACAGGCCTTCCCGGGGAATGTCCCTTGGAAGGGTGACTCACCAGATTCTGGATGCCTTCAGAAGGATGCTCGATCTTCTCGACGAACCAGAAAACATTCCCGTTCTTCTTCCTGTGATCAAAAGGGAGATCACGTACAGACTCCTCACAAGCGAGCAGGGATCAAAACTCTTTCAAATGGCGATGTCTGAAAAAACCAACGTGATGAAAGCAGTGAACTATTTAAAAGAGCATTTCAACGAAAAAGTGAACATGAAAGAACTTGCCGAACTTGTTGGAATGAGTGTGTCTTCTTTCTATCAGCATTTTAAAGCCCTGACCGGTATGACACCCCTTCAATACCAGAAAAAACTCCGTCTGTGTGAGGCAAGAAGACTTCTCATGGCAGGGAGCGATGTCACAACGGCAGCCTACCAAGTGGGTTACGAAAGCCTTTCTCAGTTCAGCAGAGAATACAGAAGGTTTTTCGGTGTTTCACCGTCCCATGATGCAAAAGAGTTTAAACAGGGAATATATGAAAAGGTTCTTCATTAG
- a CDS encoding aldo/keto reductase, whose product MAIPKRKLGERGPEVSAIGLGCMKMSFGQKKLPDRKEMIKLIRTAVELGINFFDTAEVYGPYTNEELVGEALEPFKGEVVIATKFGFELYEDGRPGWKGLNSRPEHIKKAVEGSLKRLRVEAIDILYQHRVDPNIPIEEVAGTVKELIEEGKVKHFGLCEASAETIRRAHRVCPVDVVQYEYSMWWRKPEEEIIPTCEELGIGFVAYSPLGKGFLTGAINENTTFDEVDLRSRIPRFQKENLKENLALVELLKKIAERKGATPSQIALAWILAQKPWIVPIPGTTKLSHLLENIGGAFVELTPEELQEINEALSRIEIKGGRYPEDLERMTYL is encoded by the coding sequence ATGGCGATTCCGAAAAGAAAACTGGGAGAAAGAGGTCCTGAAGTCTCTGCCATCGGACTTGGCTGTATGAAGATGAGTTTCGGCCAGAAGAAACTTCCAGACAGAAAAGAGATGATCAAACTCATCAGAACGGCCGTGGAACTTGGCATCAACTTCTTCGATACTGCAGAAGTTTACGGTCCTTACACAAACGAAGAACTCGTTGGGGAAGCGCTGGAGCCGTTCAAAGGTGAAGTTGTGATAGCAACAAAGTTCGGATTTGAACTCTACGAAGATGGAAGACCAGGCTGGAAAGGGTTGAACAGCAGGCCAGAACACATTAAAAAAGCTGTAGAAGGTTCATTGAAGAGACTCAGGGTGGAGGCCATAGACATTCTTTATCAGCACAGAGTGGACCCGAACATTCCAATAGAAGAAGTGGCAGGGACTGTGAAGGAGCTAATAGAAGAAGGTAAGGTAAAGCACTTTGGACTGTGTGAAGCTTCTGCAGAGACGATAAGAAGGGCTCACAGAGTGTGCCCAGTCGATGTAGTTCAGTACGAATACTCCATGTGGTGGAGGAAACCAGAAGAGGAGATAATTCCTACCTGCGAGGAACTGGGGATTGGTTTTGTGGCGTACAGTCCTCTCGGAAAGGGCTTCCTCACGGGGGCAATAAACGAAAACACCACGTTCGATGAAGTGGATCTTCGAAGCAGGATTCCACGCTTCCAGAAGGAGAATTTGAAGGAAAATCTCGCACTTGTAGAGCTTCTGAAGAAGATCGCAGAGCGCAAAGGAGCCACACCCTCACAGATCGCACTTGCATGGATCCTTGCTCAAAAACCATGGATCGTTCCCATCCCAGGCACAACGAAACTGAGTCATCTTCTGGAAAACATCGGAGGAGCTTTTGTCGAACTGACACCAGAGGAACTCCAGGAGATAAACGAAGCTCTCTCGAGGATAGAGATAAAAGGTGGAAGATATCCTGAGGATCTTGAGAGGATGACCTACTTGTGA
- a CDS encoding cupin domain-containing protein encodes MFSDLFEKGTKASSDFFTGTVWVKMLVTDEDGIFDTQVYNVVFEPSSRTHWHSHPGGQILIVTRGKGFYQEKGKPARPLKPGDVVEIPPNVVHWHGAAPDEEFAHIGMSTRVHLGPTKWFGPVTDEEYKSAVEEK; translated from the coding sequence ATGTTCAGCGATCTCTTTGAAAAGGGCACAAAGGCATCGAGCGATTTCTTCACCGGAACAGTCTGGGTGAAGATGCTTGTTACAGACGAGGATGGTATTTTTGACACTCAGGTATACAACGTTGTTTTCGAACCTTCTTCCAGAACTCACTGGCATTCTCATCCAGGTGGACAGATCCTGATCGTGACAAGAGGAAAAGGCTTTTACCAGGAGAAGGGAAAACCCGCTCGACCTCTTAAACCAGGAGACGTAGTGGAGATCCCACCGAATGTGGTTCACTGGCACGGTGCTGCACCGGATGAAGAATTCGCCCACATTGGTATGAGCACCAGGGTACACCTTGGTCCTACGAAGTGGTTCGGACCTGTTACAGATGAAGAGTATAAAAGCGCAGTTGAAGAAAAATAG